A genomic segment from Nicotiana tabacum cultivar K326 chromosome 9, ASM71507v2, whole genome shotgun sequence encodes:
- the LOC107817479 gene encoding putative late blight resistance protein homolog R1A-10 yields the protein MAYVAVISLAQTLEELVQQKPHWVSSDDETTKMLHSFRVSLKNFQDFLENTSKRRQHCGEVEELDREIRTAVEEVEDVIELKIYKTMKREALSKTLRTLVEKIEALKRGVMGCRFGKSKVLRKTMEEEALHKTLSPLVEKIDVLERNVMGSSFGTNEVQGYVDPTNDELQVEASLLGHSSSRRVAKLNPENIVVGLEDDLMEIKRRLIGTSSNREIVPILGMGGIGKTTLARKAYDDLEVRHRFDIHVWVTVSQQYRIRDLLLDILSRISADPIKQGTNSDQLMDKIYKVLKCRRYLLVMDDIWSCDNIWDIVSRTFPEDENSSRIILTSRINEVAMHADPNCTPYEMHLLNLDESWKLIHDKVFGVDQQFCPPELEEIGKQVAQNCQGLPLALLVVAGHLSKIDRTRKSWEDVSKSVSNILVNESDICLGVLAMSYNYLPYHLRPCFLYIGVFPEDREINITNLINLWISEGFLVNKGLKSLEAVGRDCLNDLVSRNLLMVRSRRWDGECKTFGVHDLVRDLILRVANDEKFLQVSRIQVATNPSANKFHVRRYSYSSRIYDDDDLCESSSSSSTRTLHFFYGLNNDSLLGQFKLLRVLAILDCTFHYFPLVIKKLVHLRYLHIFNCHEYIHSSVSELYNLQTLIFGQYSGLPVEIWKMKILRHLEVKRISYFCVPSSKEGSSFKLQNLEQLSYLNISCCTEKLFSGIPNLKRLKIYGDKGNMTSEKLNSLSCLNKLETLKITCYRGYYERPPQSKFALPTSLKRLTLESTYLPWEDMANIVMLPNLQVLKIKDNGFVDGRWRLNDEMIFNQLKFLLIHKTDLEQWKAGSVNFPELQCLVLKECISLKKIPQDIGEIYTLESIELHNCSTSAENSVKKIQKEQKSMGNDCLTVLVNSRR from the exons ATGGCTTATGTTGCTGTGATTTCTCTTGCACAAACATTGGAGGAACTCGTGCAGCAAAAGCCACATTGGGTAAGTAGTGATGATGAAACAACAAAAATGCTGCACTCTTTCCGTGTTAGTCTTAAAAATTTCCAAGACTTTCTTGAGAACACTAGCAAGAGAAGGCAACATTGTGGAGAAGTTGAAGAATTAGATAGAGAGATTAGAACAGCAGTGGAAGAAGTAGAAGATGTGATCGAACTAAAGATATATAAAACAATGAAAAGAGAGGCATTATCAAAGACATTGAGAACACTTGTAGAAAAGATTGAAGCTCTAAAGAGGGGGGTCATGGGATGTAGGTTTGGTAAGAGTAAAGTCCTTCGTAAAACAATGGAAGAAGAGGCATTACACAAAACCTTGTCTCCACTTGTAGAAAAGATTGATGTTCTGGAGAGGAATGTGATGGGAAGTAGTTTTGGTACAAATGAAGTTCAAGGCTATGTTGATCCTACAAATGACGAACTGCAAGTAGAGGCTTCCTTGCTAGGTCATTCATCATCCAGACGTGTAGCAAAACTGAATCCAGAAAACATTGTTGTGGGTCTTGAGGACGATTTGATGGAAATCAAGAGAAGATTAATAGGGACCTCGTCTAATCGAGAAATTGTCCCAATTCTGGGAATGGGAGGGATAGGCAAAACAACACTAGCTAGAAAAGCATATGACGATCTTGAAGTCAGGCATCGCTTTGACATCCATGTTTGGGTGACAGTATCTCAGCAATATCGGATTAGAGATCTATTGTTGGATATTCTTTCTCGTATTTCAGCTGACCCGATAAAACAAGGGACTAATAGTGATCAATTAATGGATAAGATATACAAAGTGTTAAAGTGTCGGAGGTATCTCCTTGTCATGGATGATATTTGGAGCTGTGACAACATCTGGGATATAGTGTCAAGAACTTTTCCAGAAGACGAGAATAGTAgtcgaattattttgactagtagGATTAATGAAGTGGCTATGCATGCTGACCCAAACTGCACTCCTTATGAGATGCACCTCTTGAATTTAGACGAAAGTTGGAAGTTAATACATGACAAGGTGTTTGGGGTAGATCAACAGTTTTGTCCTCCTGAACTAGAGGAAATCGGGAAGCAAGTAGCACAAAATTGCCAAGGACTACCTTTAGCCCTTCTAGTGGTTGCGGGACATCTCTCTAAAATTGATAGAACACGCAAAAGTTGGGAAGATGTTTCCAAAAGTGTAAGTAACATTCTTGTTAATGAATCAGATATATGTCTAGGAGTGCTTGCAATGAGTTACAATTACTTACCTTATCATCTTAGACCGTGTTTCCTTTACATTGGAGTGTTTCCAGAAGATAGGGAGATTAACATTACTAATTTGATCAACTTATGGATTTCTGAGGGTTTTCTAGTGAATAAGGGGCTCAAAAGCTTGGAAGCAGTGGGAAGAGATTGTTTGAATGATCTTGTTAGCAGGAATCTGTTAATGGTTAGAAGCAGGAGATGGGATGGTGAGTGTAAAACATTTGGTGTCCATGATCTGGTGCGGGACTTGATTCTAAGAGTAGCTAATGATGAGAAGTTCCTGCAGGTCTCTAGAATTCAGGTAGCCACTAATCCTTCAGCGAACAAGTTTCATGTTCGTCGCTACAGTTACTCTTCGCGCATTTATGATGACGATGATTTATGTGAGTCATCATCATCTAGTAGCACCAGAACTTTGCACTTCTTCTATGGATTGAATAACGATTCTCTTTTGGGGCAATTCAAACTTCTAAGAGTGTTGGCAATCCTTGATTGTACATTTCATTATTTTCCCCTTGTGATAAAAAAATTAGTACATCTCAGATACCTTCACATATTCAACTGTCACGAGTACATTCACAGTTCAGTCTCAGAGCTTTATAATCTGCAGACCTTGATTTTTGGCCAATATTCTGGTTTACCAGTGGAGATCTGGAAGATGAAAATTTTGAGGCATCTTGAGGTAAAAAGGATCTCTTATTTTTGTGTTCCATCAAGTAAGGAAGGGTCTAGTTTCAAGCTACAAAATCTTGAGCAACTGTCATATCTAAATATTTCTTGCTGTACTGAGAAATTGTTTTCTGGTATTCCAAATCTAAAGAGGCTGAAAATTTATGGTGATAAAGGAAACATGACTTCGGAGAAGCTAAATAGCCTTTCTTGTTTAAATAAACTTGAAACATTGAAGATCACCTGCTACCGAGGATATTACGAGCGACCACCGCAAAGTAAGTTTGCTTTGCCTACATCTCTGAAAAGGTTGACTTTAGAAAGTACTTATTTACCATGGGAAGACATGGCGAATATTGTAATGTTGCCAAACCTCCAAGTGCTTAAAATTAAAGACAATGGATTTGTTGATGGCCGGTGGAGATTAAATGATGAAATGATTTTTAATCAACTTAAGTTCCTCCTAATCCATAAGACAGATCTGGAGCAGTGGAAAGCTGGCAGCGTTAACTTTCCAGAACTGCAATGCCTAGTTCTGAAAGAATGCATATCCCTGAAGAAAATCCCTCAAGACATTGGGGAAATTTATACCTTGGAGTCAATAGAATTGCATAATTGCAGCACTTCGGCTGAAAATTCtgtgaaaaaaattcaaaaagagcAAAAGAGCATGGGGAATGATTGCCTCACTGTACTCGTCAATAGTCGTCG TTAG